CAAGCGGGAGCGCCAGTACGAGCACATCAAGAAGAGTGCGCAGGACCGGGGCGAGAGCACCGGCCGCGCCAAGGAGATCGCCGGGCGGACGGTGAACAAGGAACGCGCCCGCTCCGGCGAGTCGAAGACGGCCAGCCGTACCTCCACCAAGGACATGTCGTCCGGCAAGCGCGGCGGCC
The genomic region above belongs to Streptomyces coeruleorubidus and contains:
- a CDS encoding plasmid stabilization protein, which translates into the protein MPRGSSSKRERQYEHIKKSAQDRGESTGRAKEIAGRTVNKERARSGESKTASRTSTKDMSSGKRGGQRSGQGSQGPTYDQLYQEAKRRGVEGRSNMNKSQLQRALGK